The Pseudomonas oryzicola genomic sequence TGGTGGTGATGCTGGTACTGGGTTACCTGACCCACTCGGTCTGGGCGCTGGTCATCGCCGGCCTGGTGTCGGCCCTGGCCTGGACCCTGCTCGGCCATACCGCCCTCGAGGGGCCGCGCAACCGCCTGCAGTGGGACCGCAGTGCGTTGAACGAACTGATCGTGTTTGGCCGCTGGATCCTGTTGTCGTCGATGGTTGGCGTGCTGGCCATGTACGGGGACCGCATCTGGTTCGGAGCCAGCATGACGACAGCGCAACTGGGGGTCTATTCGATAGCCGTACTCATCCTGGGGGCCGTACAGACCGCACTGATGAAAATTTTCGGGGCGGTGGCGCTACCCGCCTTCAGCGAAGCAGCCCGAGCCGACGACAAGGAGCGCCTGAAGGCGTTGTATCACCGCTTCCGCCTGCTGGTCGACCTGCTGGTGTTGTTCATCTGTGGGGGGTTCCTCACTGCCAGCCCGTTGCTGATCGGCTGGCTGTACGACGACCGCTACCGTGAAGCTGGCCCGATGCTGGCGATTCTTTCGCTGTCGTTCCTGACATTGCGCTATACCTTGGCACACCAGGTGTGGATTGCCCTGGGCCTGACCAAGTATCAAGCCATCGACAACATCATCCGCCTGGTCTCGCTGTGGGGGCTGCTGCCGTTGTTGCTGACGCTTGGCGGAGCGGAGTGGGCGATCTGGGGGGTGGCCCTGCACACCCTGCCGACGCTGGTGCTGATCGTGTACGTGAATTGCAAGCTGGATATCTTCAGCCTCAAACGTGAGCTGATGGTGCTGCCGATGCTACTGCTCGGGGCGCTTTGCGGGGCGCTGCTGACAGCCTTTTTCAATTGGCTGTGATGCAGCTTGCCGAGAGAGACTTTCAAGGGCACAGGCCACCGGACCATGGGCAAGTTTACTTTCTGTGCTGCGCAGTTGGGGCGCAGGAGCTTTATCCAGAGTTGTGTCTTGCTGGGCGTCGGCGGGGCAGTGTTCGGTACTGCAACGGCCATTGCCAGCGAACGTGGCGCCAAGCGCGGGCACGTGTTGATCAATGGCTGGGTGTTGCCGTCCCGTTACTTCCGGAACGAGCAGGCATGATCAACGATTACCAACTGCAGAAGACCCTGCGCGACAATTATGACGTCTGCATCATCGGCGCCGGCCCGGCCGGCATCACCCTGGCGCTGCGCCTGGCCGCCGCTGGCTGGCGGGTGCTGCTTGCCGAAGGTGGCGGGCGCGAGTACTCATCACTCTCGCAAGACTTGTATGCCTGCAAGTCCACCGGCCTGGAACTGTATGCCAAGGAGTCCCGCCTGCGTTACCTGGGTGGCACATCGAACCACTGGGCTGGCCGTTGCCGGCCGTTCACTGCTTCGGATTTCGCCCTCCCTCCCATCGGCGGCTTGCCTGGTTGGCCGATTCCCTATTCGGAAATTGCCGGCTACCTGCCTGCCGCCATGGAAATCGTCGACTTGCCGCCTGGGTCGGACTTCGAGGCAATCAACAGCGGGCTCGGTGGCGACGAGTTCGAGCCAGACCGCTTTCTGCTCAGCCCGCCAACGCGGTTTGCGCAGAAATACGCCACCGCCCTGGAGCAGACCGAAGGCCTGGACGTGTTCATCAACTGCAACTGCGTGGACCTGGAGTTCGACGAGGCCACCGGCAACCTGGCCGCAGTGGTTCTGTCCGATTACCAGCGCAATCGCCAGCGCCTGGTGGCGAGAACCTTCGTGCTGGCCACCGGCGGCATCGAGAATGCCAGGCAACTGCTCAACAGCGAATCGTTGCTGAGGGCGGGTATCGTGAGCAAGGACGGGTTGGTCGGGAGCTGTTTCATGGAGCACCTGAACATCGACCTTGGCAGCTTCATCCTCAAGTCGGGGCTCGCTCCTGCACCGCGCGAGTACTTCACCACCGATGCCTTCATTGACGAATACAAGGCCGGCAAGGGCAATGTCAGGGCTGCCTTGCTGGCCGAAGTACAGACCTACGGGCGCACCGCCGAGGTCAAGCACTTTCTGGAGAACCTGGCCTGCGACATGGGTGTCGCCAGCAAGATCGCCTTCGTGGCCCGGTTCAGTTGCCCCGGCGACGGTCTCATCAGCACCCTGATCGAACAGTTCCCCAACCTGTATAGCCGTATTTCGCTGCTGGATGAGAAGGACGCACTCGGTGTGGCCAAGGTCAACGTCAATTGGGCCCTGAGTGCTGATGACCGCCACACCATCAAGTGCATTGGCAGTGAGCTGGCCAAGCAGTGGGCCGACATGGACCTGGGGTTCATCAAGCTCAATGATTATGTCTATGACACTTCGATACCGTTGAGGTTGTCACCCCATGCCCACCACATGGGGACTACGCGCATGGCGTCCTCTGCCCAAACCGGTGTCGTCGACAGCAACTGCAAGGTATTCGGTATTGGCAACCTCTACATCGCCGGCAGCAGCATCTTTGCTACCGGCGGGGCCTCCAATCCGACCCTGCCGTTGTTGCAATTTGCCCTGCGCCTGGCCGACCACCTCGATGCCAGGATGAGCGCGGCCAGGGATGCGCTGGGGTGATAAATGTTGTGAACGGGTTGAGTGCGTTGCGGTCAGCACCTACAAGAACGAGACCGAATGCGCCTCAGGAACAGTCCAGATTGCTTTGATTGCGAGGCTGGCAGCATGAAAGGATGGATACGCAAGGCAGTGGCGCAGTATGTTCATGCAACCGGGCGTGGCAGCTCGTTCTACCGCAGGTTCTGCAGGCCCACGGCACTCGAGTGGGGCGCGTACCTCAGCCGCTGGGGCAACTTTCATTCGGTGGGCAGCCACTTCCACGCCAACCCAGGCAGCAAGTTTCTCGACCCTTCATTGGTGCGTATCGGCAACAGTGTGGGCCTGGCCGACTGCACACTGATCGGTCATGACGGGGTGGTATTGCTGATCGAGCACCGCTTCGGCAAACACCTGGACTCGGTCGGCTATATCGACATCAGGGACAACTGCTTCATCGGCCATGGCGCGATCATCATGCCCCGCGTGACCATCGGGCCAGAGTCGATCGTCGCGGCAGGCGCGGTAGTGACCAAGGACGTGCCACCAGGCACGGTATTCGGTGGCAACCCGGCAGAATTCATCTGCACCACCGAGGAGTTGATCAAACGGGTCGAGGCACGTTGCGAAGCCTACCCGTGGATCGACCTGGTCAAGCAGCGCAACGGCGCCTATGACCCCGAGCTGGAGCCGCTGCTGATGGCGCAAAGGCGCCAGTACTTCTTTGGGGACGGCAGCAATGGCTAGCAAACCGGTCGATGTCCTGGTGGTCAATTTCAACACCGCCGGGCTGCTGCAGCCGATGTTCGATGCACTGCGCCGGGCCGACAGCGAACGGCTGGCCAACTACCTGGTGGTGGACAACGCCTCGGTGGATGACTCGCTGCAGCGCATGGCCGAGGTGTGCCCGCAGGCGCTGCTGCTGAGCAACAAGCACAACGTGGGTTTCGGCCGGGCCAACAACCAGTTGCTGGCGCACCTGCAGGGCAAATACGCCTTGCTGCTGAACACCGACGCTTTCGTGGCTGCCGATGCCCTGCAGAAAACCCTCGATTACATGGAGGCGCACCCGGATTGCGGCGTGCTGGGTGTGCGCCTGGAGGGCCGCGACGGCGATCTGCAGCCGAGCTGCCGCTACTTTCCGACACCGCTCAATGTGTTTGCCGGGCGCACCGGGCTGGGGCGTTTCTTGCCGGGCCTGAAGATGGTCGATGACATGGACTGGGACCACGCGTCAGTGCGCGAATGCGACTGGCTGCCGGGTTGCTTCTACCTGGTGCGCCGCGAAGTGCTCGACCAGGTAGGCCTGTTCGACCCGCGCTACTTTCTCTATTACGAAGAGGTCGACCACTGCAAGCGGGTGAAGGCGGCGGGCTGGAAGGTGGTGTTCTACCCGCATACCACAGTGGTGCACATCGGCGGGGAGAGTTCACGCTCGGTAGCCGAACTGGAGGCAGCCAGCCGACAGATTTCGGCGTATCAGATCGAAAGCGAGCTGCTGTACTTTCGCAAGCATCACGGCTTGGCGGGGCTTGCCCTGCACATGCTGCTGGTGACCCTCGGCGATCTGGTGCTGGCACTCAAGGCGCTGTTGAAACGACGCGGCTGGGGCGCTATACGCGCCTGCTGGCGTCACTGCCGGACGACCTGGTCACTGTTGTTCAAGACCCGGTACGCCAGCCAAGCGACAAGGTAGGTGGAGCCATGTTCGAGAATATACGTGCCGACCTGCGGGCCCATGGTGGCGACTGGGGTGCCCAGGGCTTCTGGGTATTGCTGGTGTACCGCTTCGGCCGCTGGCGCTATGGCGTGCGCCCGGCATTGCTGCGCAAGCTGTTTTCGCTGCTGTACAAGGTGTTGTTCAAATGCGTGCAGATCATCACCGGCGTGGAGTTACCGTGCGAAGTGGTGATCGGCCGCAACTTCGTCATCGACCATTTTGGCGGCATCGTGATCAGCGGCTATGCCCGGTTTGGCGATGACTGTCGTATTCGCAACGGCGTGGTGGTGGGCCTGAAGAACGTCAGCGAGCCGATTGCACCGGTGTTCGGCAACAACGTCGATATCGGCAGCGGGGCCAAGGTGCTGGGCAGCATCCGCATTGGCAACAACGTGGTGATTGGTGCCAATGCCGTGGTGCTGGTGGATGTGCCGGACAACTCGCTGGCGGTGGGGGTGCCGGCGACCATCAAGGCCCGGCAAGCGGCCAGTACGGTGCCGGTCGAGTGAAACCCATGGCGAGCGGAACCGGCGTGGTGGTGATTGGCCGCAACGAAGGCCAGCGCCTCGAGCGTTGCTTGCGTTCGTTGGTGCATGGCGCGGACAAGGTGCTGTACGTCGACTCGGGGTCTTCCGATGGTTCACCGCACCTGGCCCGCAGCCTGGGGGTGGAGGTGCTGGCGCTGGACATGGGCCAACCGTTCACCGCCGCGCGCGCGCGCAATGAAGGCTTTGCCGCCTTGCAGCGGCTGCTGCCGTCGCTGCGCCTGGTGCAGTTCGTCGACGGCGATTGTGAGGTCGACGCTGGCTGGCTGGCGGTGGCGCGGGCGTTCCTCGACAGCCACCCCGACGTGGCGGTGGTGTGTGGCCGGCGACGTGAGCGTTTCCCCCAGCGTTCGGTTTACAACCTGTTGTGCGACCTGGAGTGGGATACCCCGGTCGGCGAGGCCAAGGCGTGCGGTGGCGATGCGCTGATGCGGGCAGATGCCTTTGCCGCCGTCGGCGGCTTCCGCGCCGGGTTGATCGCCGGCGAAGAGCCTGAACTGTGCGTACGCCTGCGGGCACAGGGCTGGAAAATCTGGCGCCTGGACGCCGAGATGACACTGCACGACGCCGCCATGACTCGTTTCGGTCAATGGTGGCGGCGCAGCCTGCGCGCCGGACATGCCTATGCAGAGGGGGCTTACCTGCATGGCCAGGCCCCCGAGCGGCACTGGCTGCGTGAATCGCGCCGGGCCTGGGCCTGGGGCTTGGGCATCCCGATGGCGATTGTGCTGGCCTGCCTGGCGTTGGGCGGCTGGGGCCTGCTGTTGCTGCTGATCTACCCGCTGCAGGCCTTGCGCCTGGCCCGCCGTGGTGGCAGATCGACGCGGGAGAACAGGCTCCAGGCGTTGTTCCTGGTGTTGGGCAAGTTCCCGGAAATGCTCGGGCAACTGAGGTTCTTGCAGCAGCGCTTCGTGGCCGGCAAGCCGGCCTTGATCGAATACAAGCAAGAGGGGCCGTGGATGCTTGGCACGATGGTGAAAAGCGTGTTCACCCTGCAACCGGGCTACTCGTTGCGCGCGCTGAACAACAAGTACCGGCTGATGCGGCAGATTGCCAGGCAATGGCCGGAATTGAACGCCTTCCTGCAGCGCATGACGTTGGCCCTGGGCGAGGCGCGCTGGCGCCGGCTGGGTGTGGATTGTATCGGCGTGGTGCAATGGCCCTACATCAGCAAATGCTGGGAAGCGCCGCAGCGCCTGGAGGTGGTGGCCTCGCATTTTGAGGTGGTGGCCGGGCAGTTTCCGGCACTGTTGCTGCTGGAGCGGACAGCCAGCCAGGTAGTGTGTGAGCTGTCCAGCCATTCGCCCGGTTGCCGCCTGGTCCTCGACCGGCCGATCTGGTTCAAGCGGGAAGGGGAGCTGGTGTTGAACCTGTTCCAAAACGACCTGCGCGTTGCCTCCCTGGCATTCACCATGTGCCGCAGCCAGGGCGAGCTGTGCCTGTTCATCGGTGCCGTGCAAGGCATTCACAAGGGGGTCGACAGCGAAACCTCGCTGGCCATCTACCGCGACCTGACCAAGGACTTCGAGGGGCTGCGACCGCGCAGCCTGCTGCTCGAAGCGCTGAAGTGCCTGGCCAGGACGTTGCGCGTGGTGCATCTGTATGCCGTGCGTGATGCCTGCCGCCACCACCGGCATGCGTATTTCGGCCATGACAAAGGCGAGGAACTGGTCGGCAATTATGACGCGATCTGGCAGGAGCATGGCGCCATTGCCTGCGAGCGTACGGATTTTTTTGCCCTGCCAATGGCTCCGGCACAACGGGCGAACGAGGACATCCCGTCCAGGAAACGGGCGATGTACCGCCGTCGCCAGTTACTGCTCGACGATGTTTTCGCTCGCTTGCAGGCTGCTTTGGCAGGCAGCGGTCACAACCTTGGGCTACAAGAGAAGCAGGGGGATGCACCTGACCAAGGGGCATCGGCGGGACACCAGCCACCGGTAGTCGACAGCTTGAAGTGATAGCTGACACTACTGCGGCGGGTCAGAAGGTTCATCATGCGGGTCTTGATCTGGATTCCTATGCGCATTGCCTATTTCATCAACCAGTACCCGAAAGTCAGCCACAGTTTCATCCGTCGCGAGATCCTCGCGCTGGAGCGCCAGGGGCTTACGGTGCAGCGTATTGCCTTGCGTGGGTGGGACGCCGAGCTGCAGGACGCTGAAGACGCGACTGAACGTGGCAACACCCGCTATGTGTTGCAAAGCGGCATGAGGGGCTTGCTGAAACCCACCTGGCAAGTGCTGTGCAGGCAGCCACGGCAGTTCTTCCGCGCACTGTGGCTGGCCATGCGCCTGGGCCTGCGGGCCGATCGCCCCTGGCCCTACCACATGATCTACCTGGCCGAGGCCTGCCAGGTGCTGCAATGGTTGCAGGCAGGTGAGGCGCAACATGTGCATGCACACTTCGGTACCAACTCCACCGAGGTGGTGATGCTGGCCCACGTACTGGGCGGGCCAGCCTACAGCTTTACCGTGCACGGGCCGGAGGAATTCGACAAACCACAGTTCCTGCACCTCGGCGAGAAAGTGCGGCGCGCCGCTTTTGTCGTGGCGGTCAGTTCGTACGGGCGCAGCCAGCTGTACCGCTGGGTGGCACACGACCACTGGGCCAAGGTGAAGGTGGTGCATTGTGGCCTCGAGCGCAGTTTCCACGAAGTAGCACCGGCCAGCGTACCCGCGGCGCTACGCCTGGTGTGCGTAGGGCGCTTGTGTGAACAGAAAGGCCAACTGCTGCTGCTTGAAGCAGCACGAATACTGGCTGCACGGCCCATCTGCTTCGAGCTGGTGCTGGCTGGTGACGGCGACATGCGCGGGCAGATCGAGGCGTTGATTGCTCGTTACGGCTTGCAGCAGTACGTGCGTATCACCGGCTGGATCAGCGGCGCGCAGGTGCGCGGAGAAATCCTTGCCGCCCGCGCGTTGGTGCTGCCCAGCTTCGCCGAGGGCTTGCCGGTGGTGATCATGGAGGCCATGGCGTTGCGCCGGCCGGTGCTGACCACCTATGTGGCCGGCATTCCCGAGCTGGTACAGCCGGGCGAGAACGGCTGGTTGTTTCCCGCCGGCGCCGTGGACGAACTGGCGACAGCCATGGCCGAATGCCTGGCGCAACCTGTCGAAGTGCTGCAGCGAATGGGCGAGGCGGCCCGCCAACGTGTGCTGCAACGGCATGATATCGACACCGAGGCGGCCCGGCTGGCCAGCTATTTCAAGGCATCCGCATGATAACTGTATTGGCTTGGTTTCTCGGCCTGCTGGCGATCATCGTCCTGCTACCGGTGCTGCTGCTGTTGCTGCAAGTGCTGATGGCTTGCCTGCCCAGGCCTGCGCAGCCCGTCGGCGGCAGCAGGCGTCCGCAGGTGGCTGTGCTGGTACCGGCTCATGACGAAGCTTCGATCATTCGTGCCACGCTGGCGAGCATCACCCCGCAGTTGCAGCCTGGCGACCGTTTGCTGGTGGTGGCCGACAACTGCACCGACGATACGGCGCAACTGGCGCGTGAGGCCGGCGCGGAGGTGGTGGAGCGGCACGATGTGCGCTTGCGTGGCAAGGGTTACGCCTTGGACTTTGGTGTGCGTCACCTGGCTGGCCAGCCGCCCGAGGTGGTGATCGTGGTGGATGCCGACTGCCGGGTAGGCGAGGCTGCAATCGAACGCCTGGCGCTTCGCTGCCAGCAAGTCGCCCGCCCGGTCCAGGCGTTGTACTTGACCCATGCACCGGCGGGGGCCGGGCCGAAAGTGCAAGTCGCCGAATTCGCCTGGCGGGTCAAGAACCTGGTCCGCCCGCGTGGCTGGGCCCGGTTGGGCCTGCCTTGCCAGCTGATGGGGGCAGGCATGGCGTTCGCCTGGCGTGACCTGGCCCTGGTCGACCTGGCCAATGGTCACCTGGTGGAGGATGTGAAGCTGGGCCTGGACCTGTGCCAGCAAGGCAAGCCCCCGATCTTCTGCCCCGAGGCCTTGGTCACCAGCCAGTTCCCGGCCAACGAGCAGGGCCTGAACAGCCAACGCACCCGCTGGGAGCATGGCCACCTGGGCCTGATGCTGAGCGATGCGCCCAGGCGCGCGCTGGCCGCCATCACGCAGGGTAACGGCAGCTTGCTGGCCATGACCCTGGACCTGCTGGTGCCGCCCTTGGCATTGCTGGTGCTGGCCCTGGTCGCGCTCAACCTGCTGGCCTGGCTGGCATACCTGCTGTTCGGCGTGGCGACACCGGCATGGATCGCCCTGTGCGGGTTGGCCTTGCTGGGCCTGGCAGTGGTGCTGGCGTGGGCGCGTTTCTGTCGCGAACTGGTCCCGTTTTCCGTGCTGCTGTACGCGCCGTTCTACGCGGCAAGGAAAGTCCCCATGTACCTGGGGTTCCTGATCAAGCGCCAGGTTGACTGGGTGCGTTCGAAACGGGATGACGATTGATGGCCCACTGGCAGAAGCGCTGGGACAGCATCATCGGCAAGCTCGAAACGGTGGCCGACGACGCTGCTACACAGCGCCTGCTCGACCGCATGGCCGCTGCACAAGCACCAACGGTGCTGGGCTTCGTCAATGCCCATGCGATGAACCTGGTCGTACGTGATCGCGCCTACAGCCAGGCATTGTCGGCGGCCGACGTGCTGCTGCGCGACGGCGCCGGCATGGCGATCCTCTACCGTCACCTCGGCCTGGAGCCCGGCCGCAACATGAATGGCACCGACTTCATTCCTCGGCTGATGGCCGCCTACCGGGGGCGGCGGGTGGCCTTCTGGGGGACACGGCAACCGTTTCTGGACCAGGCCGTGCAGCGCTGCGCGGCGTTGTTCGGGGTGGTGCCAGTGTCGGTTCACGATGGCTTTGCCAGCATCGAAACCTACCTGCAACTGGCCAGGGAGCGGCAACCGGAGTTGATCGTGCTGGGCATGGGCATGCCCAGGCAGGAGGCAGTGGCGGCGAGACTGGTGGCCACTGGCGGGCCGTGCCTGATCGTGTGCGGTGGGGCAATCCTGGACTTTCTCGGTGGTAAGGTCAGCCGGGCACCGAAGTGGCTGCGACGCTTGGGCGGGGAGTGGCTGTACCGGCTGTCGCGCGAGCCCAAGCGCCTGTTCACGCGCTATGTGGTGGGCAACCCGCTGTTCTTGCTGCGTACCCTGCTGTACCGCCGCAGCGGAGCGGCTGGCAGACTCGCCCGGTAAGCCAATTGGAAGGCGCGCGGGCGGCGTTGTCGGCACGCTGATGGCGTCTGGCTGCTACAGTGAGAGCAAGGATCGTCGGCTGCATGATCCTGATTCGCAGGCTTCGCATGGGCCGTTTTCAAGGCTTGCGGTTGGATCAAAGGCACTTGCTGCGCTCGAATTGAAGAGGTCTGAAATGGTTTTCGAACCCAGGAGCAGTCGTTCCCTACTTCAAAGAAGAAGCAGCGTCAGCAACGCCATCCAGGCCGGCCTCGATGGCATAGCAGTCACCGGTATCGCCTGGTATCTGATCTACGACCAGTTTGGCCATATCACCTCCGATTATGTGATCATGCTGCTGCTGCTGATTGGCGCCCTGGCGGTCATCTACGACCACTATGCGATCTACCGCAGCAACGTCGGGCTTTCCATCAAGGCTTTCCGGCTGTTCAAGGCGTGGTCGGCCACCTTTTGCTTCCTGGTGGTCATGGCCTTCCTGACCAAACAGAGCGAAACCTATTCGCGGCTGCTGATCGTGCAGCTGTTCATCATCGGCTACATCGCCCAGCTGTTTCTGCACTTTGCCGTGCGTGAACTGCAAAAGCGCTTCAGCGCGCATGCGCGCCTGGACAATGCCCTGATCATTGGCGCCGGTGACCTGGCCAATTTTCTCTATCAGAAAATCAGTAACAACCCCTGGTTCGGCGAACGTGTGCTGGGTTGCGTGCTGATCGACAAGCGCGACGAGCCGGGGCGGGACGCTGCCGAGGGCAAGCAACGCCTGCCGGTACTGGGGCACATTGCCGAGCTGGACGAGATCGTGGCCCGGCACGGCATCCGCACGGTATACCTGGTGACACCCCTGGGTGGTTCCGAGGTCATCAACGATGTGTACTTCAAGTTGCTCGACAAGTGCATTGCGGTGAACTGGGTGCCGGATATCTTCTCCTTGCGCCTGATCAACCACAGCGTGCGGGAAATCGCCGGCATTCCGGTGCTGACCTTGTCGGAAACCCCCTTGACCGGCATGAGCCTGTTCCTGAAGAACCTCGAGGACCGGGTGTTGGCGGCGCTGATCCTGCTGCTGGCATCGCCGGTGCTGCTGGCCGTGGCGCTGGCGATCAAGCTCGATAGCCGCGGCCCGGTGTTCTTCCGCCAGGAACGCACCGGCTGGACCGGGGAAGCGTTCCGTATCTGGAAGTTCAGAAGCATGCACGTGCACCAGCCGGAGCAGGGCGTGATCCGCCAGGCGCAGCGGAATGACCCGCGGCTGACGCGGGTCGGTGCCTTTATCCGCCGCACCAGCCTGGATGAGCTGCCGCAGTTGTTCAATGTACTGACCGGCGAAATGTCGCTGGTCGGGCCACGGCCGCATGCCTTGCAACATGACACGCTGTATTCGCAGGACATCGTCGATTACTTTGCCCGCCACAACATCAAGCCAGGCATGACCGGCCTGGCCCAGGTGCGCGGGTTCCGCGGCGAGACCAAGGATATCGAGCAGATGATCCAGCGGGTCGACTCGGACATCGAATACATCAACAACTGGTCGTTGTGGCTGGATTTCGTGATCCTGGTCCGCACACTGAACGCGTTTACCGGCAAGCAGGCTTATTGAGCTGGCTGGTCCTTGCTTAGCGGGTGCAACTCCCGGAAGCCTCGCGCTTCTTCCACCAGCCAGTCATGCACCGCTCGCGCACCAGGCTGGTTCAAGCCGCCCGGCGGGTAATGCACCACGTAGCGTTTGTGGTTGGCAATCGGCACGCCGAACGGCACGATCAGTGCCCCGCGTTCCAGCTCGTCGTTGAGCAGTGTGCGCCGCGCAATCGCCACGCCAATGCCGGCAATCGCTGCCTCGATGGTCAGGTGGTTACGATTGAACGTGTGCCCGCGTCGCACATCCAGGCCAGCGGCGCCGATGCCCTCCAGGTAGAACTCCCATTCGGCATATTCCGAACTGCCGCGCCAGGCGGTGATGTCATGCAGCAGCGGGTAATGCGCCAGGTCTGCCGGCCCGTGCAGCGGCGGGCGGCCGCGCAGCAGGGTGGGGGAACACACCGGGAAAATCTGCTCGTCCAGCAGTGGCGTCGAGAGCATGCCGGGGTAGCTGCCATCGTTCAGGTCGATGGCCAGGTCGAAATCACCCAGGGTCAATGCCTGGGCACTGTCCTCGGCCACCAGGCGCAGTTCGATGTCCGGGTAACGCTGCTGGAAACGCGGCAGGCGGGGCGTGAGCCATTTGGCCAGGAAC encodes the following:
- a CDS encoding undecaprenyl-phosphate glucose phosphotransferase → MVFEPRSSRSLLQRRSSVSNAIQAGLDGIAVTGIAWYLIYDQFGHITSDYVIMLLLLIGALAVIYDHYAIYRSNVGLSIKAFRLFKAWSATFCFLVVMAFLTKQSETYSRLLIVQLFIIGYIAQLFLHFAVRELQKRFSAHARLDNALIIGAGDLANFLYQKISNNPWFGERVLGCVLIDKRDEPGRDAAEGKQRLPVLGHIAELDEIVARHGIRTVYLVTPLGGSEVINDVYFKLLDKCIAVNWVPDIFSLRLINHSVREIAGIPVLTLSETPLTGMSLFLKNLEDRVLAALILLLASPVLLAVALAIKLDSRGPVFFRQERTGWTGEAFRIWKFRSMHVHQPEQGVIRQAQRNDPRLTRVGAFIRRTSLDELPQLFNVLTGEMSLVGPRPHALQHDTLYSQDIVDYFARHNIKPGMTGLAQVRGFRGETKDIEQMIQRVDSDIEYINNWSLWLDFVILVRTLNAFTGKQAY
- a CDS encoding LysR substrate-binding domain-containing protein encodes the protein MRRQLNGQMFVWLHVFACAARHLSFTRCAEELHITPGAVSQQMRQLEERLGYRLFLRRARGVELSAEGQRLAQTVAEAYGSIEAELLRLDAGEIRGTLRLRSIPSFLAKWLTPRLPRFQQRYPDIELRLVAEDSAQALTLGDFDLAIDLNDGSYPGMLSTPLLDEQIFPVCSPTLLRGRPPLHGPADLAHYPLLHDITAWRGSSEYAEWEFYLEGIGAAGLDVRRGHTFNRNHLTIEAAIAGIGVAIARRTLLNDELERGALIVPFGVPIANHKRYVVHYPPGGLNQPGARAVHDWLVEEARGFRELHPLSKDQPAQ